One window of Cohnella hashimotonis genomic DNA carries:
- a CDS encoding glucosaminidase domain-containing protein, translating to MRGDKKRFPLVVLIVATLFATLGLTSLAALQDPVTPAVAAPIAKPSPSHLAVPSQATIHMSYLDGPAAVNPNELPADNRKQPLKFTLDEELGKSGAGTIAGNGEKPGDNVTKPPKESSVSIYEVTAYYLNVRANPYNGSKVLRVVERGTRLAVAATTDKGWLRLKDGGYVHGGYASLIDPDAPVGAAAVDKPQDAPAKLSPALAAEQEPQAGPSGADAADRNIAGQASSDPSSPTNRVRSDSGLTEEHIAKLFEGTALAGKGIEDVVLEIEDEYGINALFTIAVMKLESGNGKSKLSRTKNNLFGLNATSGDPGNKAFRFKTKADSVRKFGQLLSDKYVEKGLTTIDKVAAKYCPASSSWAGKVMGIMKSDYRKL from the coding sequence ATGCGTGGAGATAAGAAGCGTTTCCCCCTTGTCGTACTGATCGTCGCGACGTTATTTGCAACGCTTGGCCTGACCTCGCTCGCAGCTTTGCAGGATCCGGTTACGCCCGCCGTTGCCGCACCCATTGCGAAGCCGTCTCCTTCCCACCTCGCCGTTCCTTCTCAAGCTACGATTCATATGTCTTACTTGGACGGTCCGGCGGCTGTCAATCCGAACGAGCTGCCGGCGGACAATCGGAAGCAACCGCTTAAATTCACGTTGGACGAAGAACTCGGCAAGAGCGGAGCCGGAACGATCGCGGGGAATGGCGAAAAGCCCGGCGATAACGTAACGAAGCCGCCAAAAGAGTCGTCCGTTTCCATATACGAAGTAACGGCTTATTATTTGAACGTGCGCGCCAATCCGTACAACGGCTCTAAAGTGCTGCGCGTGGTCGAGAGAGGGACGCGCCTTGCGGTGGCGGCGACTACCGATAAGGGCTGGCTTCGCTTAAAAGACGGCGGCTACGTCCACGGCGGATATGCATCGTTGATCGATCCCGATGCGCCTGTCGGCGCTGCAGCCGTCGACAAGCCCCAAGACGCGCCGGCTAAGCTGTCCCCCGCCTTGGCGGCGGAGCAGGAGCCGCAAGCCGGGCCGTCGGGAGCTGACGCAGCCGATCGCAATATCGCCGGGCAGGCGTCTTCGGACCCTTCGAGTCCGACCAATCGGGTCCGATCGGACTCCGGCTTAACGGAAGAACATATCGCAAAGCTGTTCGAGGGAACGGCGCTCGCGGGAAAAGGGATCGAGGATGTCGTGCTGGAGATCGAGGACGAGTACGGCATAAACGCCTTGTTCACGATCGCGGTAATGAAGCTCGAGAGCGGCAACGGCAAGAGCAAGCTGTCCCGGACCAAAAACAATTTGTTCGGCTTGAACGCGACATCGGGGGATCCGGGCAATAAAGCGTTCCGCTTTAAAACCAAAGCCGATTCGGTGCGCAAGTTCGGGCAGTTGCTGTCGGACAAATACGTGGAAAAGGGTTTGACGACCATCGATAAGGTCGCCGCTAAATACTGTCCGGCAAGCTCGAGCTGGGCCGGTAAAGTTATGGGAATTATGAAAAGCGATTACCGGAAGCTGTAA
- a CDS encoding PAS domain S-box protein, translating to MSDLPQSLQSMGDQWFKLSRHGIGIADPEGRWVAVNAALASMLGYGESELLGLPVAALFASADLESAGRLGAAARNSEAINGVILKGGDGKPVTFDVASVRLEPDAEGKSLTLWQFYEAEEKKRAEDKLEAARERQRVIGENIVDLYYICDREGRIVEAAPNAYTLLGYTPGELVGADEQMLFDEQDLRPYKSQCPNAGTWKEYRLKRKDGRSVWFEARIRPIEDNNGNSYKLFIGREVTARKKHESMSAEAERIAAIGSWEWEKESGRFSYSANLALIYQDAVTCIDAEEMKLIDLVAAEDREAFAELTTEAAGGGELSFESRMALRDGSFKYLHIRGTVAYTDAGEAGGLVGTVQDITDRKMVELKLQESVERYTSLKKYNHDAVVSIDLEGRVINANQVAQELTGYTVSEMIGNPIARFTGWKTFVPLRGNAVASEAEVRQNDKITHKDGSTREVLTTLAPIIIHGDNVGYYLIIKDITEQKKLLIEKESAESTNKAKSEFLAMMSHEIRTPMNGIIGMTDLLLDGDNLSDTQRSYLNVVRKSGETLLAIIGEILDFSKIDSGKTELVPEPFDIRACVNESVDVVSAKARDKGLRMDISVSPGVPKLAVGDASRLKQVLMNLLSNAVKFTASGGVDVTVAPIEADRGKLGLKFTVKDTGIGIPKDKAFKLFQPFYQIDNQFSRETEGTGLGLAISKKLVVLMGGDIWLEQRDEQGAAFSFTVSLDPAEASADPVAQPANAAQDPGITRPLRILVAEDNKINQLVMLKILEKLGHQVLIAAHGIEAVEAATHDAFDLIFMDVQMPGVDGIEATRMIRERLSAEACPVIVAVTANALKGDRERFMAAGMDEYMSKPIYSSLVKEMIGKFFSR from the coding sequence ATGTCAGACTTGCCGCAGTCCTTGCAAAGCATGGGAGATCAATGGTTCAAATTATCGCGTCACGGCATCGGAATCGCGGATCCCGAAGGCAGGTGGGTCGCGGTGAACGCAGCGCTGGCGAGCATGCTGGGCTACGGCGAATCCGAGCTGCTCGGCCTTCCGGTCGCAGCGCTTTTCGCGTCGGCCGATCTTGAGAGCGCCGGGCGCCTCGGGGCTGCAGCGCGGAATTCGGAGGCGATTAATGGCGTCATTCTGAAAGGCGGCGACGGAAAGCCCGTGACATTCGACGTTGCGTCGGTAAGGCTAGAGCCTGATGCGGAAGGAAAGTCGCTCACGCTCTGGCAGTTCTATGAAGCCGAGGAAAAAAAGCGCGCGGAAGACAAACTGGAAGCCGCTCGCGAACGACAGCGGGTTATCGGCGAAAATATCGTGGATCTCTATTACATATGCGATCGCGAAGGCCGGATCGTCGAAGCGGCGCCGAACGCTTATACGCTGCTCGGCTACACGCCAGGCGAGCTCGTCGGAGCGGACGAGCAAATGCTTTTCGACGAACAGGATCTGAGACCCTACAAGAGCCAATGTCCGAATGCGGGAACTTGGAAGGAATACAGGCTTAAGCGCAAAGACGGAAGATCGGTCTGGTTCGAAGCGCGCATCAGGCCGATCGAGGACAATAACGGGAATTCATACAAGCTATTTATCGGACGCGAGGTTACGGCGCGCAAAAAGCACGAGAGCATGTCTGCAGAAGCCGAACGAATCGCCGCGATCGGCAGCTGGGAGTGGGAAAAGGAAAGCGGACGCTTCTCCTACTCGGCGAATCTGGCGCTTATTTATCAGGATGCCGTCACTTGCATCGATGCCGAAGAAATGAAGCTGATCGACCTTGTCGCGGCCGAAGACCGCGAAGCGTTTGCGGAGCTGACGACGGAAGCTGCCGGCGGCGGCGAGCTCAGCTTCGAGTCGCGCATGGCGCTAAGGGACGGATCGTTCAAGTACTTGCATATCCGAGGTACGGTAGCCTATACGGACGCGGGCGAAGCCGGGGGGCTTGTCGGCACTGTGCAGGATATAACGGACCGAAAGATGGTCGAGCTCAAGCTGCAAGAGAGTGTCGAGCGATATACGTCGCTTAAGAAATACAACCACGATGCCGTCGTGTCGATCGATCTGGAAGGGCGCGTCATCAATGCGAATCAGGTCGCGCAGGAACTGACCGGCTATACGGTAAGCGAGATGATCGGCAATCCGATCGCCAGATTTACGGGGTGGAAGACGTTCGTCCCGCTGCGAGGGAACGCCGTCGCTTCCGAAGCGGAGGTGCGTCAAAACGACAAAATCACGCACAAGGACGGCAGCACGCGCGAGGTGTTGACCACGCTGGCGCCGATCATCATTCACGGCGACAATGTCGGGTATTATTTGATCATTAAGGATATCACGGAGCAGAAGAAGCTGCTGATCGAAAAGGAAAGCGCGGAGTCCACCAACAAGGCGAAGAGCGAATTTCTCGCGATGATGAGCCACGAGATCCGCACGCCGATGAACGGAATCATCGGCATGACGGACCTGCTGCTCGACGGCGACAACTTGTCCGATACGCAGCGGAGCTACCTGAATGTCGTGCGCAAGAGCGGCGAGACGCTGCTCGCCATCATCGGAGAAATACTGGACTTTTCCAAGATCGACTCGGGAAAAACGGAACTTGTGCCGGAGCCGTTCGACATCCGCGCCTGCGTGAACGAATCGGTCGATGTCGTCTCCGCGAAGGCAAGAGACAAGGGCTTGCGGATGGACATATCTGTGTCACCCGGCGTTCCGAAGCTTGCCGTCGGCGATGCCAGCCGGCTGAAGCAAGTGCTGATGAACCTGCTCAGCAATGCCGTCAAATTCACGGCATCCGGAGGCGTAGACGTGACCGTCGCCCCGATCGAAGCCGACAGGGGCAAGCTCGGGCTCAAGTTTACGGTGAAGGATACGGGAATCGGCATCCCGAAAGATAAAGCGTTCAAGCTTTTTCAGCCTTTCTATCAGATCGACAACCAGTTCTCGAGGGAAACGGAGGGAACGGGCCTGGGACTTGCGATCAGCAAAAAGCTGGTCGTGTTGATGGGCGGAGACATCTGGCTGGAGCAACGGGATGAGCAAGGCGCCGCATTTTCGTTTACGGTCTCGCTGGACCCGGCCGAGGCGTCGGCCGACCCTGTTGCTCAACCCGCAAATGCGGCGCAAGACCCGGGCATTACCAGGCCGCTGCGGATTCTCGTCGCAGAGGACAACAAGATCAATCAGCTCGTCATGCTTAAAATACTCGAGAAATTGGGCCATCAAGTCTTGATTGCGGCCCATGGCATCGAAGCGGTCGAAGCGGCGACCCACGACGCATTCGACCTGATCTTCATGGACGTACAGATGCCCGGCGTCGACGGCATCGAAGCGACGCGGATGATCCGCGAACGTCTGTCTGCGGAAGCTTGTCCGGTCATCGTAGCGGTGACCGCGAATGCGCTTAAAGGCGACCGGGAACGGTTCATGGCGGCAGGCATGGACGAGTATATGAGCAAACCGATCTACTCGAGCCTGGTCAAGGAAATGATCGGTAAATTTTTCAGCCGTTGA
- a CDS encoding DEAD/DEAH box helicase gives MTKDSMQPFHPVLSAWFASTFGEPTDVQKKAWASIAKGEHTLIAAPTGSGKTLAALLPCLDRIVRNDAEEERRPAVRTLYITPLKALNNDIHHHVTDFARQLDEWAKEKGERWTGIRSEVRTGDTTPAKRAAMLRRPPDLLVTTPESFYLLLTSVKGRDMLSAVEQVIVDEIHDLAADKRGSHLSLSLERLAALCGRPVQRIGVSATQKPLSRVAQFLGGWEERAEALEDGASETMRPRPVTVVESGMTKRLRVKVTVPEPSSPSAGREAVWKPLLDRIMEAMADSRSVLLFVNSRRLSERLTLRLNDHVGYEMARSHHGSLSRERRLEAERLLKSGELRCIVATSSLELGIDIGHIDLVIQIDTPLAADRGIQRIGRAGHAVGEESRGLMIVRAKALLPEAAVLSRLVSRREIEDIEIPYGPMDVLSQQTVAIVSMDDWRVEDLLRLVRRSDSYRGYDEKRFKDVLKVLSGFYPFFRPLLEWDARTDVLTSKAVGRAAAVRGAGTIPQSGGYPVHHMDSRAHLGELDEEFIQESRVGDVFQLGAGSWMIREIKNDRVYVAEAANRFSEVPFWRNEAGGRTYELGEKIGAFWREIAGRLGLGAEAGDNDGAEASRERACDGETSAWLRDEFGVDAAAAESLIGHVRAQHRAGVVPTDRRIVVEHYRDVMNQTHMVIHNFVGRSVNRAWFLALQRQFELLMPYRLYGNAKDNGIEIVLPEWDASWLRILSQVSTANIETLLAEAVTGSPLLAVAFRKIAETSLLLARSFTRTPMWQKRLRSEELLRKALPYGAQFPFLGEAMREALHEYLSFGDLRRLLEDIDAGRIEIVVRETPYPSPLASQFMADYVNMRIYEGDGLDESTRRQILQINQELARDLFGAGAAGSGVSEEALAQMQASLASPAPEPGGPADLASLLKARGDLTAGEIVKAAGERSLIWLSELEESGSAASIRMPGDEEPRYIASDEAELYDQFPEDPSAALFILGRYADHRMSFTEADLVERYPQLDQSGAADAVQLLLDRQLIQRAPHASGEDERLWTSVQVASRLVRWSVRQARSQAEPADAIRWCSQIALLQHALPGSQMKGGEGLLAAIGKLQGIFLPLSHWETLILPARVQGYRKEDLDLLCATGEVLWIGRREEEEREGKVAFFLAEDKALFEPYAEAARRQEANTRHPQLAKLIRESGASFLTKLSRDTDIRPSELLPMLIDLAWEGLVSNDQFAPLRLHADPAGAKRHTHSRTGSGLGRWYAVSSLLETAGDDAYGDVRAVGPFGQSNPDGNGAQSPVLAWTKHLLDTYGMVNRELVAKVSPYPWDVLQDVLRQLEEWGLVTRGAFIRGLDALQFATPSFRDAVKRPAGSGEGQLAVLSAADPANPFGLIADWPSGSKGVVFARKPGNFLLLDGEKWLYWIENNGKRVFSLEPEADDLKARGRADRLQAAFQTIIRRQKLVKLKLDEWNGKAAADTEAGMALLSEGAERQMRSLVLWLKT, from the coding sequence TTGACGAAGGACAGCATGCAGCCGTTCCACCCCGTTCTGTCCGCTTGGTTCGCATCGACATTCGGGGAGCCGACCGACGTTCAGAAAAAAGCGTGGGCTTCGATCGCCAAAGGGGAGCATACGTTGATTGCCGCGCCGACAGGTTCCGGCAAGACCCTTGCCGCGCTTCTGCCATGCCTCGACCGTATCGTGAGAAACGATGCGGAGGAAGAGCGCCGGCCTGCCGTCCGCACGTTGTACATTACGCCGCTGAAGGCGCTGAACAACGATATTCACCATCATGTGACGGACTTTGCCCGGCAGCTTGACGAATGGGCCAAGGAGAAGGGCGAGCGATGGACCGGCATCAGGAGCGAGGTGCGGACAGGGGATACGACGCCAGCCAAGCGGGCCGCCATGCTGCGCCGACCGCCGGACCTGCTGGTAACGACGCCGGAGTCGTTTTATTTGCTGCTGACTTCGGTCAAAGGCCGGGATATGCTGTCCGCCGTCGAGCAGGTCATCGTAGACGAGATTCACGATCTTGCCGCGGACAAGCGGGGCTCGCATTTGTCGCTGTCGCTGGAACGGTTGGCGGCGCTGTGCGGTCGTCCCGTCCAGCGGATCGGCGTATCCGCGACGCAGAAGCCGTTATCTCGGGTCGCGCAGTTTCTGGGCGGCTGGGAAGAGCGCGCGGAGGCTTTGGAAGATGGGGCTTCGGAGACGATGCGCCCTAGGCCGGTGACGGTCGTCGAGAGCGGCATGACGAAGCGGCTGCGCGTGAAGGTGACCGTGCCCGAGCCTTCATCGCCTTCCGCGGGGCGCGAGGCCGTCTGGAAGCCGCTGCTCGACCGGATTATGGAGGCGATGGCGGACAGCCGATCGGTGCTGCTGTTCGTGAACAGCAGACGTCTCTCGGAACGGCTGACGCTCCGGCTGAACGACCATGTCGGCTACGAGATGGCGCGATCCCACCATGGCAGCCTGTCGCGGGAGCGGCGGCTCGAAGCCGAACGTCTGCTGAAGAGCGGGGAATTGCGCTGCATTGTCGCGACGTCCTCCCTCGAGCTCGGCATCGACATCGGCCATATCGACCTCGTCATCCAGATCGATACGCCGCTGGCGGCAGACCGCGGCATCCAGCGGATCGGTCGCGCGGGGCACGCAGTCGGCGAGGAGAGCCGCGGACTCATGATCGTCCGCGCCAAAGCGCTGCTGCCCGAGGCCGCCGTGCTGAGCCGGCTTGTCTCCAGGCGCGAGATCGAAGACATCGAGATTCCGTACGGCCCGATGGACGTGCTGTCGCAGCAGACGGTGGCGATCGTATCGATGGATGACTGGCGCGTGGAGGACCTGCTGCGTTTAGTCCGGCGGAGCGACAGCTATCGGGGCTACGACGAGAAGCGGTTCAAGGACGTGCTGAAGGTGCTGTCCGGCTTTTATCCTTTTTTCAGACCGCTGCTCGAATGGGACGCGCGAACCGACGTCTTGACGTCCAAGGCGGTCGGAAGAGCCGCAGCCGTACGCGGTGCGGGCACGATTCCGCAGAGCGGCGGATACCCGGTTCACCATATGGACAGCAGAGCGCATCTGGGCGAGCTTGACGAGGAGTTTATCCAGGAGAGCCGCGTCGGCGACGTCTTCCAGCTCGGGGCGGGCTCGTGGATGATCCGCGAGATCAAAAACGACCGCGTATACGTGGCCGAAGCGGCGAACCGGTTCAGCGAAGTGCCGTTTTGGCGCAACGAAGCCGGCGGACGTACGTATGAGCTCGGCGAAAAGATCGGCGCGTTCTGGCGCGAGATAGCCGGAAGGCTAGGTCTTGGCGCGGAGGCTGGCGATAACGACGGCGCAGAGGCGTCCCGGGAGCGCGCATGCGACGGTGAGACTTCGGCCTGGCTGCGCGACGAATTCGGCGTAGACGCCGCAGCCGCGGAGTCGTTGATCGGCCATGTGCGCGCGCAGCATCGCGCCGGCGTCGTGCCGACCGATCGGCGCATCGTCGTCGAGCACTACCGGGACGTTATGAACCAGACGCATATGGTCATACACAACTTTGTCGGACGCAGCGTGAACCGGGCTTGGTTCCTTGCGCTTCAGCGGCAGTTCGAGCTGCTTATGCCTTATCGGCTGTACGGCAACGCCAAGGACAACGGGATCGAGATCGTGCTGCCGGAGTGGGACGCTTCCTGGCTCCGTATTCTGAGCCAGGTATCGACGGCAAATATCGAGACGCTGCTGGCGGAGGCGGTGACGGGCTCGCCGCTGCTCGCGGTCGCCTTTCGCAAGATCGCGGAAACGTCGCTTCTGCTGGCCCGCAGCTTCACGCGCACGCCGATGTGGCAGAAGCGGCTGCGCAGCGAAGAGCTGCTGCGAAAGGCGCTTCCGTACGGCGCGCAGTTCCCGTTCCTCGGCGAAGCGATGCGCGAGGCGCTGCATGAATACCTCAGCTTCGGCGACTTGCGGCGTCTGCTCGAGGACATCGACGCAGGTCGCATCGAGATCGTCGTGCGCGAGACGCCGTATCCTTCGCCGCTCGCCTCCCAATTCATGGCCGACTATGTGAATATGCGGATCTATGAAGGGGACGGCCTCGACGAATCGACGCGGCGTCAGATCCTGCAGATCAACCAGGAGCTGGCCAGAGATCTGTTCGGTGCCGGCGCTGCCGGCTCCGGCGTGTCCGAGGAAGCGCTGGCGCAAATGCAAGCGAGCCTGGCATCGCCGGCTCCCGAACCGGGCGGACCGGCGGATCTTGCCTCGCTGCTCAAGGCCAGAGGGGATCTCACGGCCGGCGAGATCGTCAAAGCTGCCGGCGAACGGAGCCTGATCTGGTTGAGCGAGCTGGAAGAGAGCGGATCGGCCGCCTCCATTCGAATGCCGGGCGACGAAGAGCCGCGGTATATCGCTTCCGACGAAGCGGAGTTGTATGACCAATTTCCAGAAGATCCGTCAGCGGCGCTGTTCATACTGGGCCGTTATGCGGACCACCGGATGTCCTTCACAGAGGCCGATCTCGTCGAGCGGTATCCGCAGTTGGACCAGTCCGGCGCGGCCGACGCCGTGCAATTGCTGCTCGATCGGCAATTGATCCAGCGGGCGCCGCATGCCTCCGGAGAGGATGAGCGGCTGTGGACGAGCGTGCAGGTCGCCTCCAGGCTTGTTCGCTGGTCGGTGCGGCAGGCCCGGTCCCAGGCCGAGCCGGCGGACGCGATACGGTGGTGCAGCCAGATTGCGCTGCTTCAGCATGCGCTGCCCGGCTCGCAGATGAAGGGCGGCGAAGGCTTGCTTGCCGCGATCGGCAAGCTGCAGGGCATTTTTTTGCCGCTGTCGCACTGGGAGACGCTGATTTTGCCGGCACGCGTCCAGGGCTACCGCAAGGAAGACCTCGACCTGCTGTGCGCAACGGGCGAGGTGCTCTGGATCGGCCGGCGCGAGGAGGAGGAGCGGGAAGGCAAGGTCGCTTTTTTCCTTGCGGAAGACAAGGCGCTGTTCGAACCGTATGCGGAAGCCGCGCGGCGGCAGGAAGCGAACACGCGCCATCCGCAGCTGGCGAAGCTGATTCGGGAGAGCGGCGCGAGCTTCCTAACGAAGCTCTCCAGGGATACCGACATCCGGCCGTCGGAGCTGCTGCCCATGCTGATCGATCTAGCTTGGGAAGGCCTCGTCTCCAACGATCAATTCGCGCCGCTGCGGCTTCACGCCGACCCGGCCGGCGCGAAGCGCCATACGCATAGCCGCACAGGATCGGGGCTGGGGCGCTGGTATGCGGTATCAAGCTTGCTTGAAACGGCCGGCGACGACGCTTATGGCGACGTCAGAGCCGTTGGCCCTTTCGGTCAAAGCAACCCTGATGGCAATGGCGCACAATCGCCGGTCCTTGCGTGGACGAAGCATCTGCTCGACACTTACGGCATGGTGAACCGCGAATTGGTAGCGAAGGTATCGCCGTATCCCTGGGACGTCCTGCAGGACGTGCTGCGACAGCTGGAGGAGTGGGGACTTGTCACGCGGGGCGCTTTTATCCGGGGCCTGGACGCCTTGCAGTTCGCTACGCCGTCCTTCCGCGATGCCGTCAAGCGGCCGGCGGGCAGCGGCGAAGGGCAGCTGGCGGTGTTGTCGGCAGCCGACCCTGCCAATCCCTTCGGCCTGATCGCGGACTGGCCTTCCGGGTCGAAGGGCGTCGTCTTTGCCCGCAAGCCCGGCAACTTTTTGCTCCTGGACGGTGAAAAATGGCTTTATTGGATCGAAAACAACGGCAAACGCGTGTTTAGCCTCGAACCGGAAGCCGACGATTTGAAGGCGCGCGGGCGGGCGGACCGACTGCAAGCCGCTTTTCAGACGATCATACGGAGGCAGAAGCTCGTTAAGCTTAAGCTCGACGAATGGAACGGCAAAGCTGCCGCCGACACGGAGGCGGGGATGGCCCTGCTGTCCGAAGGCGCGGAGAGGCAAATGCGGTCGCTCGTGCTTTGGCTGAAAACATAA